CGCCTCAACTTGGGAAGTCATTTCCTATCAATTTGGCACTTTGTTCAGCGAACTTTGGACCGAGACCGGCAATGTGTTGTTGGGTGCGCTCAACGCGGTTCCCTACCTGTTGGTCTATGTCGTACTGGTTCTGCTGTTTATGGTGTTCTGGCGGGCGATCAAAACCCTGCTGACCCCAAAGGCCGACTATACCTCGCTCAAGACTGTGACGTTCGGCGACGAAAGTGCTGTTCGTTCTGAAACTGCGGCGTCGATCATATCGGTCGGACTGATTTTCGTTATTTGGTGTTCTTTCACGGGCTCGTCCTTGATCCCGAAGTTCATGCACCTTCCAGGGCCCTACACAGGTGAATCAAGCTTCACCTACACGGTTGCGAATGCGGCGGGTGAAACCGACGAGGCTGAGGTTTTCGTACGCGTTTTTGATGCTGGCGAAGATTCCGACCCGCTTGAGATCGACGCGGGTGACGGTTTTGCAAAGAACGATACTGTAGATATCCAAATCTACCGCAGCGAAATCGTGACGTGGGACCGAAACGATGAGTTCACACGTCGTGACCATCAGGCGCAGATTGTTGCGATTAACGGCAATGAATTTATGTTCGATCCCAACAACCGTGACGACAATGGCAATCTGGTGGATACAGCGCCTAGTTTCGATGTTGGGTTCGCGAAAGTTGCCATCACTGATCGTGGGACGATCAACGTCTCACCAAATCCGGGTTGGCAGATGCAGCCTCTTTATTTGCCAGCACCTGAAGCGGTCTGGAACCGCTTCATCGAAGTCGCCAAATATGGCTATCAGAACGTTTACCTTACGGTTCACTTAGGCTTTTCATTGTTCCGTGTGATCGTGGGCTTCATGCTTGGTGCAGCCGTCGGCATCCCACTGGGTTACGCGATGGGCCTGTCCAACTGGTTCCGTGGTTGGTTTGACCCGATCGTGGAATTCATGCGGCCAGTTCCGCCGCTCGCATTGATCCCACTTGTGATCATTTGGTTCGGTATTGGTGAAGTCGGCAAGATCTTCCTGCTGTTCCTCGCTGCGCTATGGATCATGGCAATCGCCGCACGTTCCGGTGTGTCCGGCGTGCGTATCACTAAGGTTCACGCGGCCTACTCACTCGGTGCATCCAAGTGGCAAATCCTACGCCATGTTATTATCCCCAACAGTTTGCCGGAAATCTTTACCGGTGCGCGGGTTGCGATGGGTGTTTGCTGGGGCACTGTTGTGGCTGCCGAATTGGTCGCCGCCGAGGAAGGCATCGGCAAGATGATCACCACCGCATCCAAGTTCCAAAGCACGGACATCATCCTGATGGGTGTGATTATCATCGGCGTCGTTGGTTTCGGTATCGACATGCTGATGCGTATGGCCGAACGCCGACTGGTGCCGTGGAAAGGCAAGGCCTGAGGGCCCTCTAGCAATCGATGAAACATCAAGGGCCGGAGCATTGCTCCGGCCCTTTTGCAGTTCTACCTCGCGAATAACCCTTTGCGTTTGGGCTTCATCGACTTGAGGTGTTTTCCAAGATCGGTGTAGCCGCCGATCTTGACACCATCGATAAAGATCAACGGTGTGGTTGTGATGTTGTGCTTATCCTTGAAAGCGTCTGTTTCGCGACGCGTGCGCAAAACATGTTCTTCAATTTCAAAACCGTTTCTCTTCAGAAGGTCGCGGGCGGCAGTGCCGTATCCGCAGGTGTAGTTGGGCAGTTCCATCCGGTGTAAGCGGGCATTGGGCATCGTAGCGGTCCTTTGATTGTTTGCTGATATATGGGGCACGGTCGGGCGTCGCGAAACCTGTTCATACGGAACAACTTCGTGACGCAGCTGAAACATGGGTCTTGACCTTCCCCCTACTGGAACGCTGATACCCTATCGGCACCCTGTTACATGAGGTCCCATGTCCCACACACACCACGCGTTCTTTCACAGCCGTCAACAGCTCCTCTTTGCCTTCTCCAGCCTTTATGTCCTTGGCTTGATCCTGTCCCATGCGACGTTACCACCGGTCCATGTCTGGATCATCGCTGCGTTCTTTTCCGTCGCCATGAACTTTACTTACATGATCGAGGCGGCCTACGTCGGTCGTTGGCTCCGGTTTGAGGTCGTTATCGCCGCAACCTTGATTACCGCCTCCATTCTCGGTGTCCTAATCCATCCGCTGTTCGCGATAGCGGCAATTTTTGCCCATGGTCTATGGGACATTGGCAAACATCGCGGTGCAGGGGTGCCGTTTGTCAGTTGGTATACCTTGGGCTGCTTTGTGGTAGATGTAACTTATTCAACCGTACTGCTGATCTACTGGGTCCAAACCGGTTAAACCTTTGTGCATCAGGCCACGAAAAACCGCCCGCGATCCCTCGCGGACGGGTCATTTCACTTACAGGCTGGCTTAGGCTTAATTCAGCGCAGCATCCGTGATTGCGCTTGTATAAGCACCCTCAGGGGCTGCTGAGATAACCGGATCAGACCCACCAGCCAGCAATGTCGCAACTGTGCGCTCATAGGCTGCAACGTCCAATGCGCCTGTGCTGCCAGCTGTCAGCTTGGCGATCTCACCCATCATGCGGGCTTGCGCTGCTTCGGACTGTGCGCCTGTTTCATCATATTCAATGATGATCGCCGCAGCTTCATCGACGTTCTCCTCTGCGTAACGCCAGCCAGCCATAGACGCGCGCACGAAGCGTACCATTTTGTCTACAAACTCCGGATCGTCGAGGTTCTCTTCCAGCGCGTAGATGCCATCTTCAAGCGTCGCAACACCTTGATCTTCATACTTGAATGTAATCAGCTCATCAGGGTTCACACCTGCATCCAGAACTTGGCCGTATTCGTTATACGTCATGGTCGAGATACAGTCGGCTTCGCGGTTCAGAAGTGGGTCTACGTTGAAGCCTTGCTTCAGAACCGTCACACCGTCTTCGCCACCTTCAGTGCCGATGCCAACTTGGCTCATCCAGCTGAGGAATGGGTATTCATTGCCGAAGAACCAAACGCCAATGGTTTTGCCGCGGAAGTCTTCGACGGTCTCAATCCCTGTGTCTTTCCAGCAGGTCAGCATTAGGCCGGATGATGTGAACGGCTGCGCTATGTTGACCACTGGCAGACCTTTTTCACGGGCAGCCAAGGCGGATGGCATCCAGTTCAACATGATGTCAGCGCCTCCGCCCGCAAGAACCTGTGGAGGGGCAATGTCGGGGCCGCCTGGAAGTATCGTCACGTTCAGGCCTTCAGCTTCGTAGAACCCTTGGTCGAGCGCCACGTAGTAGCCCGCGAATTGCGCTTGTGTGACCCACTGCAATTGCAGTGTCACATCATCGTCCGCCAGCGCGGTGGTACCAAGTAGCGCAGCGAGAGCTGCAGTTGTGAATGTCGTCTTCATGTTGACCTCCTAAGTCAGTTTCAGGAATGCCCCGATTGGTCAGGGTCTTATCGTTGTGACGGGTGCCAGAATGTCACCCGCTTTTCGAAAAATGCCATGGCCCCATAAAACGCCGACCCTGCAAGGGCTGCGACCACAATCTCGGCCCAGACCATATCCAGCGCAAGTTGGCCGACGGATGTTGAGATGCGAAAGCCCATACCAACCGTCGGAGAGCCGAAAAATTCAGCGACAATGGCGCCGATTAAGGCAAGTGTTGTCGCGATCTTGAGGCCGTTAAAGATGAAGGGCAAGGCGGCGGGCAGGCGCAGTTTGAACAACGTTGGCCAATAACCAGCGCCATAGGTTCGCATTAGATCCCGTTGCATCGCGCTTGTGTCTTTCAGCCCCGCAACCGTGTTCACGAGGATTGGAAAGAACACCATCACAGCCACAACCGCGGCCTTGGATTCCCAATCGCTACCTAGCCATTTGACGAATATCGGCGCCGTCCCGACAATGGGAAGGGCGGCCATAAACGCACCAACAGGCAGGATACCTTTGGTCAAGAAATCACTGCGATCCGCGAGTAAAGCCACTGCGAAGGCCGCGATCATTCCCACAATATATCCAGTCAGCGCACCCTTTAGAATTGTCTGTTCGAAGTCCGCCCAAAGCATCGGGATTGAAGTGGCGAACCGTGCTGCAATCATGGATGGGGGCGGCAGGATGATCGGGCTGACACCCAGCATCGTCACCAAAACTTCCCACATCGCGACAATCGTGATGCCGAAAATGATCGGTATCAGCAGGCTAATTCCGCGCGTGTCTGACTGCGGCCCATTTGCGAGCTTGGCATTGATGAACCAGCCCGCTGCCCAGATCGCAAGTGCAATAAGATACGCCATCAAACTGCCCCCATGCCCATGCGCCGCAGCGTGCGCTTTTCGATAAAGCTCAGGATCGCGACGAGAAGGGCGGCGGTGATCGCAGCCCCAAACAGGGCAGCCCAAGTGACGATCGGTTGCCCGTATTGATCGCCAACAAGCATCCGCGCGCCAAATCCAGCACGCGCACCCGTTGGCAGTTCACCAACAATTGCCCCGACAAGTGCCGCTGAAATCCCGATCTTTAGCGACGTAAACAGATACGGCATCGAAGCGGGAAGGCGCAGTTTCCAGAACCCTTGATTTGCGCTGGCGCTATAGGTGCGTAGCAAGTCCAGCTGCATTCCGTCTGGGCTACGCAGCCCTTTAACCATGCCAACAACAACGGGGAAAAAGCTAAGGTAAGCCGAGATGATGGATTTCGGCAAAAGCCCCTGAATGCCAATCGCCCCAAGCATCACGATGATCATCGGTGCGAGCGCCAAAATCGGAATCGTCTGGGACGTAATCGCCCATGGCATCACCGATTTATCCATCGTGCGGTTGTAAACAATACCCACCGCAAGCATCACGCCAAGGGTCGTGCCAATCACAAAGCCCAGTAAAGTCGCGGAAAGCGTGACCCATGCATGGTACACGAGGGAACGCCGAGATGTCGGGGCCTTTGTGAACACAGTTGTATAAAGCTCAGCAGCAACCTGATGCGGTGACGGCAAGCGCGGGCGTTCCAAATTATAAGCCAGTGGGATAATGGCAGGGTTCTTCAGCGCGAGGGTGAGGCCTGCAAAATCCTGTCTGTCGCGCGGGGCTTCCGGAGTCATGACAAGCCCGTCGCGTTGCGCTTGGTCAGCCGTCAGATGCGCGTTCATTGGCACCACGGCAACCGTCCAGATCAGGAGGATGAACCCCACAACCGTTAGTGCCGGAATGATGCCTTTGATATTCATACCCTAGTCATCCGCATGGCCTGCACGCAGCCCGTCACGAACGCGGTGCGCGATTTCGATGAACTCGGCGCTGTCGCGAATATCAAGCGGGCGCTCCTTAGGAAGCGGGCTTTCGATCACATCCGTGATGCGCCCTGGACGTGGTGACATCACGACGATCTTGGTCGAAAGATACACCGCTTCAGGAATAGAATGTGTCACAAACCCAATGGTTTTCTCGGTGCGAGCCCAAAGTTGTAGAAGCTGTTCATTAAGGTGATCGCGCACGATTTCATCCAATGCACCGAACGGTTCATCCATCAGCAAAATATCAGCATCAAACGCCAAGGCGCGGGCGATGCTGGCGCGTTGCTGCATGCCCCCAGACAGTTGCCACGGGAATTTCTTGTCAAACCCGTTTAGGTCCACAAGGTCCAACACACGCTCAACACGCTCTCGTTGCTCGTCTTTGCCAAACCCCATGATTTCGAGTGGCAGGCGGATATTACCGCCAATCGTGCGCCACGGATACAGGCCTGCCGCTTGGAAAACATAGCCATAGGCACGCGAGCGGCGTGCCTCATCAGGCGTCATTCCATTGACCGAAATGTTTCCCGCAGTTGGCGTTTCCAATCCAGCGATACAGCGAAGAAAGGTTGTTTTACCGCAGCCAGACGGCCCAATGAAGGAAACGAAATCGCCCTTATTGATATCGAGGCTCACGTCCTTAAGAGCATGAACAGGCCCGTCGTTTGTTTCAAACGTCAGATCGAGGTTCTTGGCAGTAATCACTGGATCAAGGCTCATTCGCAGGACCGCAATTCAAATATCATTTCGGGGCTTTCTACTGGCCAAATTGAAAAGGCATCCTCACCTACAGGGGTCATGCCGTAGACTTGTTTCCACGTATCGCCTTCGCCGCTGCATTGTGTCGTGATGATCGAACGCACGTTGAGGTCGCCTTCAACGCTCTCGATCTTGCAACTGCTTTCCCAACGCTCGATACGATCAGGCCAAAGAACGAATAGGTTGTCGGTAGACTCCTCAAGCCCCGCCACGCGCTCACACCCCGCCTGATTACCAAGCGCCTGTGCATTGGCGGCCAAAGGTAACGCGCTAACCGCGAGCATTGCCAACAGTCGTTTCATCAGACCCCCGTCGCCGGAATTCCGGTGCGCTCAACAGGGCGCGGTGCGGTGAGTTCTTTCCAACTAGACAGCGCTTTGTTCGTTACGCCATTGCCCTCACGTTTGACAAACTTGCCGTGGCCTTCTTGCGTGCGAATTTCACCATCGTGCACCGCGACATGCCCGCGAGTAAGGGTAAAGCGTGGCAGACCCTTCACATGTTTGCCCTCAAACACGTTGTAATCAATCGCTGACTGCTGTGCGCCGGCAGTGATTGTTTTTTCCTTTTCTGGATCCCAGACCACCAAATCCGCATCGGCACCTACAAGAACCGCGCCCTTTTTGGGGTAGCAGTTCAGGATCTTGGCGATGTTGGTTGATGTCACGGCAACGAATTCGTTCATCGTCAAGCGACCAGTAGCAACGCCTTGGGTCCATAGCATCGGCATACGGTCTTCTAATCCGCCGGTGCCGTTAGGGATTTTGGTAAAGTCACCGACGCCAAACCGTTTCTGTTCCGTTGAAAACGCACAGTGGTCCGTTGCCACGACGGACAATGACCCCGACTGCAGACCTGCCCAAAGACTATCTTGATGTTGCTTGTTTCGGAATGGCGGCGACATGACGCGCCTTGCTGCGTGGTCCCAATCTTTGTTGAAGTATTCAGACTCGTCCAACGTCAGGTGCTGGATCAGCGGTTCGCCCCAAACGCGTTTGCCTTGTTGGCGCGCACGGCAGATCGCTTCGTGGGATTCTTCGCATGACGTGTGCACGACATACAGTGGAACGCCCGCCATATCCGCGATCATAATCGCGCGGTTTGTTGCCTCGCCTTCAACTTGTGGAGGGCGGGAATAAGCATGCGCTTCTGGCCCTGTGTTGCCTTCTGCCAGCAATTTGGCGCTCAGCTCGGCCACCACATCGCCGTTTTCGGCGTGGACCATGGCGATGCCGCCAAGCTCGGACAAGCGATTGAACGAGGCATATAGTTCGTCATCATTCACCATCAACGCGCCCTTATAGGCGAGGAAGTGTTTGAACGTGTTGATGCCGCGATCCTTGATAACGCTTTCCATCTCATCAAACACCTGCTCACCCCACCATGTGACGGCCATGTGGAACGAATAATCACAGTTCGCGCGGGTCGATTTGTTGTCCCACATCTGTAGTGCATCGTGCAGCCCCTGACCGGGGGAGGGCAGGGCGAAATCAACGACCATCGTCGTACCACCCGCCAGTGCTGCACGCGTGCCGGATTCAAAGTCATCCGTGGAATACGTCCCCATAAACGGCATCTCGAGGTGCGTGTGCGGATCAATGCCGCCGGGCATCACATAACATCCCGTGGCATCTAGTTCCTCGTCACCCTTTAGGTTCGGCCCGATCTCAACGATGGACCCGTCCTCAATCAGCACATCCGCCTTATAGGTCAGATCATGGGTGACGATTGTTCCGTTCTTGATCACTTTAGACATCGGGTTTCCCTCATCTGCTTTTGTTCAATAAACCTCGGGGGGTTGGGGGCTGGCCCCCAATTCAGCGCTAAGAAACAATCTCCGCCGTTTCCAACACAGCATGCATCAATACATCCGCACCTGCTGTCGCCCACTCTTGTGAGATTTCCTCGGCT
This Octadecabacter temperatus DNA region includes the following protein-coding sequences:
- a CDS encoding ABC transporter permease; translated protein: MAGSVNLVCTRERLGEVVSELRAVTIPEGQTLEAGFTPPAGCEVASTWEVISYQFGTLFSELWTETGNVLLGALNAVPYLLVYVVLVLLFMVFWRAIKTLLTPKADYTSLKTVTFGDESAVRSETAASIISVGLIFVIWCSFTGSSLIPKFMHLPGPYTGESSFTYTVANAAGETDEAEVFVRVFDAGEDSDPLEIDAGDGFAKNDTVDIQIYRSEIVTWDRNDEFTRRDHQAQIVAINGNEFMFDPNNRDDNGNLVDTAPSFDVGFAKVAITDRGTINVSPNPGWQMQPLYLPAPEAVWNRFIEVAKYGYQNVYLTVHLGFSLFRVIVGFMLGAAVGIPLGYAMGLSNWFRGWFDPIVEFMRPVPPLALIPLVIIWFGIGEVGKIFLLFLAALWIMAIAARSGVSGVRITKVHAAYSLGASKWQILRHVIIPNSLPEIFTGARVAMGVCWGTVVAAELVAAEEGIGKMITTASKFQSTDIILMGVIIIGVVGFGIDMLMRMAERRLVPWKGKA
- a CDS encoding glutaredoxin family protein, yielding MPNARLHRMELPNYTCGYGTAARDLLKRNGFEIEEHVLRTRRETDAFKDKHNITTTPLIFIDGVKIGGYTDLGKHLKSMKPKRKGLFAR
- a CDS encoding ABC transporter substrate-binding protein, whose translation is MKTTFTTAALAALLGTTALADDDVTLQLQWVTQAQFAGYYVALDQGFYEAEGLNVTILPGGPDIAPPQVLAGGGADIMLNWMPSALAAREKGLPVVNIAQPFTSSGLMLTCWKDTGIETVEDFRGKTIGVWFFGNEYPFLSWMSQVGIGTEGGEDGVTVLKQGFNVDPLLNREADCISTMTYNEYGQVLDAGVNPDELITFKYEDQGVATLEDGIYALEENLDDPEFVDKMVRFVRASMAGWRYAEENVDEAAAIIIEYDETGAQSEAAQARMMGEIAKLTAGSTGALDVAAYERTVATLLAGGSDPVISAAPEGAYTSAITDAALN
- a CDS encoding ABC transporter permease, yielding MAYLIALAIWAAGWFINAKLANGPQSDTRGISLLIPIIFGITIVAMWEVLVTMLGVSPIILPPPSMIAARFATSIPMLWADFEQTILKGALTGYIVGMIAAFAVALLADRSDFLTKGILPVGAFMAALPIVGTAPIFVKWLGSDWESKAAVVAVMVFFPILVNTVAGLKDTSAMQRDLMRTYGAGYWPTLFKLRLPAALPFIFNGLKIATTLALIGAIVAEFFGSPTVGMGFRISTSVGQLALDMVWAEIVVAALAGSAFYGAMAFFEKRVTFWHPSQR
- a CDS encoding ABC transporter permease, which encodes MNIKGIIPALTVVGFILLIWTVAVVPMNAHLTADQAQRDGLVMTPEAPRDRQDFAGLTLALKNPAIIPLAYNLERPRLPSPHQVAAELYTTVFTKAPTSRRSLVYHAWVTLSATLLGFVIGTTLGVMLAVGIVYNRTMDKSVMPWAITSQTIPILALAPMIIVMLGAIGIQGLLPKSIISAYLSFFPVVVGMVKGLRSPDGMQLDLLRTYSASANQGFWKLRLPASMPYLFTSLKIGISAALVGAIVGELPTGARAGFGARMLVGDQYGQPIVTWAALFGAAITAALLVAILSFIEKRTLRRMGMGAV
- a CDS encoding ABC transporter ATP-binding protein, with protein sequence MSLDPVITAKNLDLTFETNDGPVHALKDVSLDINKGDFVSFIGPSGCGKTTFLRCIAGLETPTAGNISVNGMTPDEARRSRAYGYVFQAAGLYPWRTIGGNIRLPLEIMGFGKDEQRERVERVLDLVDLNGFDKKFPWQLSGGMQQRASIARALAFDADILLMDEPFGALDEIVRDHLNEQLLQLWARTEKTIGFVTHSIPEAVYLSTKIVVMSPRPGRITDVIESPLPKERPLDIRDSAEFIEIAHRVRDGLRAGHADD
- the hydA gene encoding dihydropyrimidinase translates to MSKVIKNGTIVTHDLTYKADVLIEDGSIVEIGPNLKGDEELDATGCYVMPGGIDPHTHLEMPFMGTYSTDDFESGTRAALAGGTTMVVDFALPSPGQGLHDALQMWDNKSTRANCDYSFHMAVTWWGEQVFDEMESVIKDRGINTFKHFLAYKGALMVNDDELYASFNRLSELGGIAMVHAENGDVVAELSAKLLAEGNTGPEAHAYSRPPQVEGEATNRAIMIADMAGVPLYVVHTSCEESHEAICRARQQGKRVWGEPLIQHLTLDESEYFNKDWDHAARRVMSPPFRNKQHQDSLWAGLQSGSLSVVATDHCAFSTEQKRFGVGDFTKIPNGTGGLEDRMPMLWTQGVATGRLTMNEFVAVTSTNIAKILNCYPKKGAVLVGADADLVVWDPEKEKTITAGAQQSAIDYNVFEGKHVKGLPRFTLTRGHVAVHDGEIRTQEGHGKFVKREGNGVTNKALSSWKELTAPRPVERTGIPATGV